A single window of Cygnus olor isolate bCygOlo1 chromosome 10, bCygOlo1.pri.v2, whole genome shotgun sequence DNA harbors:
- the COL7A1 gene encoding collagen alpha-1(VII) chain isoform X1 — protein sequence MSGRLLLLAVLLGPPAVVAQKRSQVVCEDVLEADIAFLVDGSSSIGRNNFRAVRAFMEDLVAPFVHAVGEKAVRFAVVQYSDEPRVEFTFSQHANGTGVRRAIQQLSYKGGNTRTGAGLRYISDNFFGPTHVRPGVPKICILITDGKSQDDAEQSAVKLKSQGIKVFAVGIKNADEKELVRVASVPTDFFFYYVGDFKLLGTLVPLMTRRVCTSSGGTLRTLDGPGHAGPSNLEILERGPDLLRIRWTPASGPVTGYRVQHVPLTGLGQPVVAERQEVSLGPRETSAVLRGLRVGTEYLVTVIAQYANSVGESVSGRARTQSRAGVLDFRVVESGASFLRLAWQPGPEPPQGYVLSYTVQGAAQGEERSLGAGALSATLSNLRPDTEYVVTLRARHAQQPAATATLTARTQRLAAVQHVAVHNVSAQSMLLAWQPVTGATGYRLSWAALTAGQDRRKVELDARQTSHVLGGLQPGTDYVVTVAPLFGQLEGPAASVRQRTEASVEQTLRTNILGPTAIQVLWVALREARGYRLEWKRATGLEPPRTVSLPSSISSYQLTGLQPGTEYRITLYTLYDGGEVATPVTTFQTGVEVPVGAVTDLRLLEDMGRRVRLGWTGVPGATEYKVTVRNAQDGTERTRRVPGGQTVLELGDLREGVTYLVRVSALVGGREGGADTLNIRVKYPAVGSISELRVVEASPSQLQVTWRGLPGAGGYRLTWRASDGQEQSRFLPADPTTFTIEGLRAGTVYAIGVSATVDGREGPPVTTTGRTAPEQVGTVSRLEVQSSRSNVARVTWVGVPGATAYRVVWSRRDGGSESSQRVPGHISSFDIPDLEGGVSYTVKVTALVGNREGNPVSIIVTTPEAAPVPTISGFQVTEASEQRLRLAWVPVAGSTGYRLAWRPAEGGPQRSQQLPAASSSYELGGLEPGRRYHVSITSLVGGRESSPVTVTAVTAAPSRVTSLRVTDVRRDSVTLAWTPAPSASGYVLSWSPPAAGGEAQRALPGTASSQQVSGLRLGQRYTFTIRPLLGSVPGAETSVSERPVCRDARGDIVFLVHGTRDSSSGADTVRSLLSNTITALGRLGPDGTQVGLATYSYRSLPWLLLNRSSDLPAVLEQIRTMRYEEPSGNAIGAAITFARTYLLSPSAGRRPGVPAVLVVLADGPSGDDAIAAARDIKAAGVRVLAVGLEGADREQLRRMVTAEDPRFVFPNRGALQELEGELTDDLCTIISTRPEPEPKPCAMQCPKGDKGDPGEAGPQGRTGQPGPPGEPGRHGLPGPPGPVGPRGPPGESVEQPGKKGDRGFPGADGGPGSPGRPGNPGSPGQPGTQGVPGPRGDPGPRGLTGLPGLKGEKGEPGEPRVIVDGGQGLPGRKGEPGTPGNPGPPGSPGPRGPFGDPGPLGPTGPMGPPGPPGDFVKGEKGDRGERGPPGLVDGAAPRGEPGPPGLPGDPGPRGPAGTPGPKGEKGDGEDGLPGPPGRPGDPGDRGPRGLPGEQGRKGDRGAPGELGETGEKGDRGAPGPEGEKGEVGAPGRPGPSGREGAPGPTGPRGEKGDPGAPGEPGQPATSVASARGEKGDRGFPGPEGPPGPKGNVGERGARGDPGLSIPGPAGPKGEQGDRGIPGLAGRSGPKGDPGEPGEKGEPGRAGTPGQTGLRGKEGERGEKGDEGTPGEAGLPGKPGDRGPRGLPGYRGPPGEKGDPGDPGPEGRNGAPGAPGNKGDRGEPGPPGPPGRTVDAGLGGAGEKGEKGDPGDPGEDGAKGARGDTGPPGLPGERGIEGPRGPPGTRGDPGDRGLPGEKGERGPPGLDGRNGLEGKPGPPGPPGLRGDPGKQGDPGRDGLPGLRGEQGPPGAVGPLGPPGLPGKPGDDGKPGLNGKNGEDGTPGEDGRKGDKGDAGAPGRDGRSGAKGEQGDSGVPGPPGPPGLPGIPGQVGPPGQGSPGLRGVAGPKGDPGEPGPRGEPGRPGIRGDPGTAVNIERSLEALGIKVSSLKELTGAYDGSSDSFLPVSERLRGQKGSRGEPGERGPPGREGSLGFPGERGPKGDKGDQGAPGPQGPAGRAVGERGPEGPPGQPGEPGKPGIPGVPGRAGELGEAGRPGEKGDRGEKGDRGEQGRDGLPGPPGPPGPKADVMEGSLMGFPGERGPPGPKGAKGEPGAEGERGPKGDKGEGGPRGERGEPGEKGRDGSPGLPGERGLAGPEGKPGLPGFPGVLGRPGNQGEPGPPGPPGTAGPPGTQGPAGMKGDPGEPGASIRGLPGPQGSMGLPGPPGPPGLVGPQGAPGLPGQVGESGKPGVPGRDGVSGKDGEPGMPGKMGVPGPSGPAGPKGEPGDAGAPGQAITGPPGAKGEKGEPALLEGVLLGEPGSKGARGLPGPKGEKGEPGGSGEPGDPGEDGAKGASGAKGEKGSPGVGVRGPPGQDGPPGLKGDIGLPGPPGPPGLAGIAGALGQPGLRGDSGQPGVPGPPGERGLIGFPGRDGAAGPPGPLGPPGPAGTPGASGQKGDKGDPGAGLPGARGERGDPGPRGEDGRPGLAGDRGPTGLPGARGERGDKGDVGAMGPKGDKGDSVVVEGPAGARGSKGEPGDRGLKGSEGDKGDKGEQGMPGEKGARGEQGEKGSTGFPGARGPGGQKGEVGVPGEPGEPGQPGRDGIAGARGEKGDVGYLGMRGPKGDRGMKGACGLDGDKGEKGEPGLPGRSGLPGRKGEPGELGLSGVPGAPGKEGLMGPKGDRGFDGQQGAKGDQGEKGDRGAPGVIGAPGPRGSDGVPGPPGPPGSIGPRGPEGMQGQKGERGPPGQAVMGARGVPGIPGERGEQGSPGAEGLRGEKGEPGMTEEEIRAYVRQEMSQHCACGGQLPRRLDSREHSGGWGSQARSILHAAHGGGRSVRQERERSQTGLFSQYPPTQPLPAPSAHLVPVLKLSHAEEEEEEEGQDRHVLMDTNDLEYDSTYADEEEEDYEAALEADSSEQPAADASPCGQPLDEGGCERYTLRWYYSQRAAECRPFVYSGCGGNTNRFGSRRECELRCGQQTGAGAPRGGAGSAAGGRPEA from the exons ATGAGCGGCCGGCTCCTGCTCCTCGCCGTGCTCCTGGGCCCCCCGGCTGTCGTGGCGCAGAAGAGGAGCCAag TGGTGTGCGAGGACGTGCTGGAGGCCGACATCGCCTTCCTGGTGGACGGCTCGTCCAGCATCGGCAGGAACAACTTCCGCGCCGTCCGCGCCTTCATGGAGGACCTGGTGGCACCCTTCGTGCACGCCGTGGGCGAGAAGGCGGTGCGCTTCGCCGTGGTGCAGTACAGCGACGAGCCGCG gGTGGAATTCACCTTCTCCCAGCACGCCAACGGCACGGGTGTCCGGAGGGCCATCCAGCAGCTGAGCTACAAGGGTGGCAACACACGGACCGGTGCTGGCCTTCGCTACATCTCTGACAACTTCTTCGGTCCCACGCATGTCCGGCCCGGAGTCCCAAAG ATCTGCATCCTCATCACGGACGGCAAGTCCCAGGATGATGCTGAGCAGTCGGCCGTGAAGCTGAAGAGCCAGGGCATCAAGGTCTTCGCCGTGG GGATCAAGAACGCCGACGAGAAGGAGCTGGTCCGTGTGGCCTCGGTACCCACCGACTTCTTCTTCTACTACGTCGGCGACTTCAAGCTGCTGGGCACGCTGGTGCCGCTGATGACGCGCCGGGTGTGCACGAGCTCCGGGGGCACCCTGCGCACCCTGG ACGGACCAGGCCACGCTGGCCCCTCCAACCTGGAGATCCTGGAGCGAGGCCCTGACCTTCTGCGCATCCGCTGGACCCCGGCCAGCGGCCCCGTCACCGGCTACAGGGTGCAGCACGTCCCGCtgacggggctggggcagcccgtCGTGGCCGAGAGGCAGGAG GTGAGCCTGGGCCCCCGGGAGACCAGCGCTGTGCTGCGGGGGCTGCGCGTGGGGACGGAGTACCTGGTCACCGTCATCGCCCAGTACGCCAACAGCGTCGGCGAGTCAGTTTCGGGCCGGGCGCGCACCC AGAGCCGTGCTGGCGTGCTGGATTTCCGCGTGGTGGAGTCCGGAGCGTCCTTCCTGCGCCTGGCCTGgcagcccggccccgagccgccGCAGGGCTACGTCCTCAGCTACACCGTGCAAG gagcagcccagggcGAGGAGAGGAGCCTGGGGGCCGGCGCACTGTCAGCCACCCTCAGCAACCTGCGCCCCGACACCGAGTACGTGGTGACGCTGCGGGCACGCCACGCGCAGCAGCCCGCGGCCACGGCCACCCTCACTGCGCGGACAC AGCGCCTGGCGGCCGTGCAGCACGTGGCCGTGCACAACGTGTCGGCGCAGAGCATGCTGCTGGCCTGGCAGCCCGTCACTGGTGCCACCGGCTACCGCCTCTCCTGGGCTGCCCTCACAG cagggcaggacCGGCGCAAGGTGGAGCTGGACGCCAGGCAGACGTCGCacgtgctgggggggctgcagcccggTACGGACTACGTGGTGACGGTAGCCCCGCTCTTCGGGCAGCTGGAGGGGCCCGCGGCCTCCGTCCGGCAGAGAACAG AGGCTAGTGTGGAGCAGACGCTGCGGACCAACATCCTGGGCCCCACGGCCATCCAGGTGCTCTGGGTCGCCCTCCGCGAGGCCCGCGGCTACCGCCTGGAGTGGAAGAGAGCCACAG GACTGGAGCCCCCCAGGACGGTGTCGCTGcccagcagcatcagcagctACCAGCTGACGGGGCTGCAGCCGGGCACTGAGTACCGCATCACCCTCTACACGCTCTACGATGGCGGGGAGGTGGCCACCCCTGTCACCACCTTCCAGACGG GCGTGGAGGTGCCCGTGGGCGCCGTGACGGACCTGCGGCTCCTCGAGGACATGGGCAGGAGAGTACGGCTGGGCTGGACCGGTGTCCCCGGCGCCACTGAGTACAAAGTGACGGTGCGCAACGCCCAGG ATGGCACGGAGAGGACGAGGCGTGTCCCAGGCGGCCAGAcggtgctggagctgggtgaCCTCCGGGAAGGTGTCACCTACCTGGTGCGTGTCTCAGCCCTCGTGGGTGGCCGGGAGGGCGGCGCCGACACGCTCAACATCCGTGTCA AGTACCCGGCAGTGGGCAGCATCTCCGAGCTGCGGGTGGTGGAGGCCAgtcccagccagctgcaggtCACCTGGAGGGGGCTGCCGGGTGCCGGGGGCTACCGGCTGACGTGGCGGGCCAGTGACG GCCAGGAGCAATCCCGCTTCCTCCCTGCCGACCCCACCACCTTCACCATCGAGGGGCTGCGAGCTGGGACCGTCTATGCCATCGGTGTCTCTGCCACCGTCGATGGCCGTGAGGGTCCCCCTGTCACCACCACGGGGCGGACAG CGCCCGAGCAGGTGGGGACAGTGTCCCGGCTGGAGGTGCAGTCGTCCAGGAGCAACGTTGCCCGTGTCACCTGGGTCGGCGTGCCGGGAGCCACCGCGTACCGCGTGGTGTGGAGCCGCAGGGACG GGGGCTCGGAGAGCAGCCAGCGGGTTCCCGGCCACATCAGCTCCTTCGACATCCCCGACCTGGAGGGAGGCGTCTCCTACACCGTGAAGGTCACGGCGCTCGTTGGCAACCGGGAGGGCAATCCCGTCTCCATCATCGTCACCACCC cagaggcagccccgGTGCCCACCATCAGCGGATTCCAGGTGACGGAGGCCTCGGAGCAGCGCCTGCGCCTGGCCTGGGTGCCGGTGGCCGGCAGCACTGGGTACCGCCTGGCCTGGCGCCCAGCTGAGG GAGGGCCCCAgcgcagccagcagctcccggcTGCGTCCAGCTCCTACGAACTGGGGGGGCTGGAGCCCGGTCGGCGCTACCATGTCAGCATCACCAGCCTGGTGGGCGGCCGGGAGAGCTCGCCCGTCACCGTCACTGCCGTCACCG ctgcccccagccgtGTCACCAGCCTGCGGGTGACCGACGTGCGGAGAGACTCCGTAACGCTCGCCTGGACTCCCGCCCCTAGTGCCTCTGGGTACGTCCTGTCCTGGAGCCCTCCTGCAG CCGGTGGCGAGGCACAGCGGGCACTGCCGGGCACcgccagctcccagcaggtcTCCGGGCTGCGCCTGGGCCAGCGCTACACCTTCACCATCCGCCCGCTCCTCGGCAGCGTGCCGGGGGCTGAGACCTCCGTCAGCGAGCGCCCAG TCTGCAGGGACGCCCGAGGTGACATCGTCTTCCTGGTGCATGGCACCCGTGACAGCTCCTCTGGCGCCGACACCGTGCGCAGCCTCCTCTCCAACACCATCACTGCCCTGGGACGCCTGGGCCCCGATGGCACCCAG GTGGGCCTGGCCACGTACAGCTACCGcagcctgccctggctgctcctcAACCGCTCCAGCGACCTGCCCGCCGTGCTGGAGCAGATCCGCACCATGCGCTACGAAGAGCCCAGCGGCAATGCCATCG gaGCAGCCATCACCTTCGCCAGGACCTACCTGCTGAGCCCCAGCGCGGGGCGCCGGCCCGGCGTGCCGGCGGTGCTGGTGGTCCTGGCCGACGGCCCCTCTGGGGACGATGCCATCGCTGCGGCCAGGGACATCAAGGCTGCGG GGGTGCGGGTGCTGGCGGTGGGCTTGGAGGGGGCAGACCGGGAGCAGCTGCGGCGCATGGTGACGGCCGAGGACCCGCGCTTCGTCTTCCCCAACCGTGGCgcgctgcaggagctggagggagagCTCACCGACGACCTCTGCACTATCATCTCCACCAGG CCGGAGCCGGAGCCAAAGCCCTGCGCCATGCAGTGCCCCAAG GGCGATAAAGGGGACCCTGGTGAGGCG GGGCCACAAGGGCGTACAGGGCAGCCGGGCCCTCCCGGAGAGCCG GGCCGCCACGGGCTGCCTGGCCCCCCAGGACCTGTAGGACCACGGGGTCCACCAGGAGAGAGTGTCGAGCAGccaggaaagaagggggacagA GGATTCCCTGGAGCTGATGGGGGGCCAGGAAGCCCCGGCCGTCCCGGGAACCCTGGGTCCCCCGGGCAGCCG GGCACCCAAGGCGTCCCTGGCCCCCGGGGGGATCCT GGGCCACGGGGACTGACGGGGCTTCCTGGcctgaagggggaaaaaggcgAGCCG GGAGAGCCCAGGGTGATTGTGGATGGAGGACAGGGTCTGCCCGGACGGAAAGGGGAGCCGGGCACGCCG GGCAACCCTggcccccccggcagccctgGCCCCCGGGGTCCCTTTGGAGATCCAGGCCCTCTGGGTCCCACGGGGCCCATGGGGCCACCGGGACCTCCGGGAGACTTTGTAAAG GGGGAGAAAGGTGACCGAGGGGAGAGG GGCCCCCCCGGACTTGTGGATGGGGCAGCGCCCCGAGGGGAGCCAGGCCCCCCG GGTCTGCCTGGGGACCCCGGTCCTCGGGGACCTGCCGGCACCCCTGGACCCAAGGGCGAGAAG GGTGATGGTGAGGACGGTTTGCCAGGGCCACCCGGCCGCCCAGGGGACCCAGGGGACCGG GGCCCACGGGGACTGCccggggagcagggcaggaag GGAGACCGCGGGGCGCCAGGCGAGCTGGGAGAGACGGGCGAGAAG GGGGACCGTGGTGCGCCGGGTCCTGAGGGCGAGAAG gGCGAAGTGGGAGCCCCAGGACGGCCGGGGCCATCGGGCAGAGAG GGAGCTCCGGGACCAACCGGACCACGGGGCGAGAAG GGTGATCCAGGAGCGCCCGGCGAGCCCGGCCAGCCG GCAACCAGCGTGGCCAGTGCCAGAGGAGAGAAG GGTGACAGAGGCTTCCCAGGACCAGAAGGGCCTCCTGGCCCCAAGGGCAATGTGGGAGAGAGAGGTGCCCGT GGTGACCCTGGTCTGAGCATCCCGGGCCCGGCCGGCCCCAAAGGCGAGCAGGGCGATCGG GGCATCCCTGGCCTTGCTGGCAGGAGCGGCCCCAAG GGGGACCCAGGGGAGCCGGGCGAGAAGGGCGAGCCGGGCCGAGCGGGCACACCAGGGCAGACAGGGCTGCGTGGCAAGGAG GGCGAGCGTGGAGAGAAAGGTGACGAAGGCACCCCG GGCGAAGCAGGCCTGCCTGGCAAACCTGGAGACAGGGGCCCGCGG gggctgcccgggtaccgcggcccccccggggaGAAGGGCGACCCTGGGGACCCGGGTCCCGAAGGCAGAAAC GGCGCCCCAGGAGCACCAGGGAACAAGGGTGACCGTGGCGAGCCG GGGCCTCCTGGACCTCCGGGACGAACA GTGGATGCGGGGCTCGGAGGAGCAGGGGAGAAGGGCGAGAAG GGGGACCCCGGGGACCCTGGCGAGGACGGAGCGAAGGGTGCCAGGGGTGACACCGGCCCCCCCGGCCTGCCGGGAGAGAGA GGCATCGAgggcccccgcggcccccctGGCACACGG GGTGACCCTGGGGACCGAGGCTTGCCAGGAGAGaag GGAGAGCGTGGCCCACCGGGGCTGGATGGCCGCAACGGGCTGGAAGGGAAACCTGGGCCCCCAGGGCCCCCCGGGCTGAGG GGGGACCCAGGGAAGCAGGGGGACCCCGGCCGGGAT gggctgccggggctgcgTGGGGAGCAGGGCCCGCCTGGTGCCGTGGGACCCCTGGGGCCGCCCGGCCTCCCC GGCAAACCCGGTGATGATGGCAAGCCTGGCCTCAACGGCAAGAAC GGAGAAGACGGGACACCAGGAGAGGACGGGAGGAAG GGCGATAAAGGCGATGCCGGGGCCCCTGGCAGAGAC GGCCGCAGCGGTGCCAAGGGCGAGCAGGGGGACAGCGGCGTGCCtgggccccccggcccccctggCCTCCCCGGCATCCCTGGGCAGGTCGGCCCCCCAGGCCAG GGGTCACCGGGCCTCCGCGGGGTTGCTGGACCCAAG GGGGACCCAGGGGAGCCTGGACCGCGAGGGGAACCG GGGCGACCTGGCATCCGTGGTGACCCCGGGACTGCAGTG AACATCGAGCGTAGCCTGGAAGCCCTCGGCATCAAG gTCTCATCCCTTAAGGAGCTCACAGGTGCCTACGACGGGAGCTCGGACTCATTTCTGCCCGTGTCCGAACGGCTGCGGGGGCAGAAGGGCAGCCGGGGGGAGCCAGGAGAGAGGGGCCCCCCGGGACGGGAG ggCTCCTTAGGCTTCCCCGGTGAGCGAGGACCCAAAGGTGACAAAGGGGACCAaggcgcccccggcccccaggGTCCTGCAGGCCGGGCTGTGGGCGAGCGGGGCCCCGAGGGGCCGCCTGGGCAGCCGGGGGAGCCTGGCAAGCCGGGCATCCCGGGGGTGCCAGGCCGGGCCGGGGAGCTGGGAGAGGCCGGGCGGCCCGGCGAGAAG GGCGACCGGGGCGAGAAGGGCGACCGGGGTGAGCAG GGCAGAGATGGCTTGCCAGGCCCCCCAGGTCCCCCAGGGCCCAAG GCAGATGTGATGGAGGGCAGCCTGATGGGCTTCCCAGGGGAGCGCGGCCCCCCCGGACCCAAGGGAGCAAAG ggTGAGCCGGGTGCCGAGGGCGAGCGAGGACCCAAAGGAGATAAG GGCGAAGGCGGGCCGCGGGGCGAGCGAGGAGAGCCTGGCGAGAAGGGCAGGGATGGCTCCCCG GGCCTTCCAGGAGAGAGGGGTCTGGCTGGCCCCGAGGGGAAGCCG GGCTTGCCAGGCTTCCCCGGCGTGCTGGGACGCCCG GGCAACCAGGGAGAGCCGGGGCCACCAGGACCTCCG GGCACCGCTGGCCCCCCAGGGACCCAGGGCCCAGCTGGGATGAAG GGTGACCCGGGGGAGCCTGGTGCCAGCATCCGG GGCTTGCCCGGTCCCCAGGGCAGCATGGGACTGCCTGGCCCCCCTGGCCCCCCCGGCCTGGTG GGTCCACAGGGTGCCCCTGGGCTGCCAGGACAAGTG GGGGAGAGCGGCAAGCCGGGAGTGCCGGGCCGGGACGGCGTGTCGGGGAAGGATGGCGAGCCGGGGATGCCAGGGAAGATG GGTGTGCCGGGACCTTCGGGCCCTGCCGGCCCCAAAGGGGAGCCAGGGGACGCCGGAGCCCCGGGGCAG GCCATCACCGGCCCCCCCGGTGCCAAGGGAGAGAAG GGCGAGCCGGCGCTGCTGGAGGGAGTGCTGCTGGGCGAGCCC ggaTCCAAGGGTGCCCGGGGCTTGCCCGGCCCCAAGGGAGAGAAG GGGGAGCCTGGAGGATCCGGAGAGCCGGGAGACCCCGGGGAAGAC GGAGCCAAGGGGGCGTCCGGAGCCAAGGGGGAGAAG GGCTCTCCGGGTGTCGGTGTGCGGGGACCACCAGGACAGGACGGGCCTCCAGGCTTGAAG GGTGACATCGGCCTGCCAGGACCCCCAGGACCCCCGGGCTTAGCGGGTATCGCTGGGGCACTGGGACAGCCAGGCCTGAGAGGGGACAGCGGGCAGCCTGGCGTGCCAGGTCCCCCGGGAGAGCGG GGGCTGATCGGCTTTCCCGGGAGGGACGGTGCCGCAGGACCACCAGGACCCCTGGGACCCCCAGGGCCAGCG gGCACACCTGGGGCCTCTGGCCAGAAGGGTGACAAG GGTGaccccggggccgggctgccaGGAGCCAGAGGCGAGCGTGGCGACCCAGGACCGCGG GGTGAAGACGGGCGCCCGGGGCTGGCAGGCGATCGCGGGCCGACG GGCTTGCCTGGAGCCCGAGGGGAGCGCGGGGACAAG GGAGACGTCGGGGCCATGGGGCCCAAGGGAGACAAG GGCGATAGCGTCGTGGTGGAGGGGCCCGCTGGGGCGCGGGGCAGCAAGGGGGAGCCG GGAGACCGTGGCCTGAAGGGCTCAGAAGGGGACAAGGGGGACAAGGGCGAGCAGGGCATGCCCGGAGAGAAG GGGGCGAGGGGCGAGCAGGGCGAGAAGGGCTCCACGGGCTTCCCCGGGGCACGCGGCCCCGGTGGGCAGAAG GGAGAAGTCGGCGTGCCAGGGGAGCCGGGAGAGCCG GGCCAGCCCGGCCGGGATGGCATCGCTGGAGCCcggggagagaaaggggacGTGGGGTACCTGGGCATGCGTGGCCCCAAG gGTGACCGCGGCATGAAAGGCGCCTGCGGCCTTGACGGGGACAAGGGCGAGAAG GGAgagccggggctgccggggcgcTCGGGACTGCCAGGGAGGAAAGGCGAGCCG ggagagctggggctgtcaGGAGTGCCGGGGGCCCCCGGGAAGGAGGGACTCATGGGACCCAAG GGCGACCGGGGATTCGACGGGCAGCAGGGAGCCAAAGGAGACCAGGGGGAGAAAGGAGACCGG GGTGCTCCAGGCGTTATTggtgcccccggcccccggggcAGTGACGGGGTTCCTGGCCCCCCTGGCCCCCCAGGCAGCATTGGCCCGCGAGGTCCTGAGGGCATGCAGGGCCAGAAG GGGGAGAGAGGCCCCCCGGGGCAGGCGGTGATGGGGGCTCGCGGCGTGCCCGGCATCCCCGGCGAGCGAGGAGAGCAG GGCAGTCCTGGTGCTGAGGGGCTCCGCGGGGAGAAGGGGGAGCCGGGCATGACG gaggaggagatccGGGCCTACGTCAGGCAGGAGATGAGCCAGCACTGCG CGTGCGGAGGGCAGCTCCCGCGGCGCCTGGATTCCCGTGAGCACTCAG gaggctgggggagccaGGCCAGGAGCATCCTTCACGCTGCCCACggaggaggaagaagtgtcCGCCAGGAGAGGGAACGCAGCCAAACAG GTCTATTTTCCCAGTACCCCCCCACCCAGccgctccctgctcccagcgcTCACCTCGTCCCTGTGCTGAAGCTGTCACacgccgaggaggaggaggaggaggagg ggcaggaCAGGCACGTCCTCATGGACACCAACGACCTGGAGTACGACAGCACCTACGcggatgaagaggaggaggactACGAGGCAGCCCTGGAGGCAGACAGCTCGGAGCAGCCTGCCGCTGACG CCTCGCCCTGCGGGCAGCCCCTGGACGAGGGGGGCTGCGAGCGCTACACGCTGCGCTGGTACTACAGCCAAAGAGCCGCCGAGTGCCGGCCCTTCGTCTACAGCGGCTGCGGGGGCAACACCAACCGCTTCGGCAGCCGCCGGGAGTGCGAGCTGCGCTGCGGGCAGCAGACGGGGGCAG GTGCCCCCCGGGGCGGTGCCGGCAGCGCTGCGGGTGGGCGGCCGGAGGCGTAG